GTACACCATAGAGTAGGCCTTCGCAATAGTTGGTAAAGGGTCTATGAGTAAGATCTGATTCCTCACATGGTCATAGGCATCACTAAGGCCCATGAggaattgaattaattgatagGAAGTCGCCCTATTCGATAGTTTCTTGCTTACCCCACAGGAACACTCAGGCAGAGGGTCCAATGATCCCAATTCATCCCAAAGCCTTTTAAGCTTTGTGAAATATACTGCTACAGTCATATCCTTTTGTGATATTGAGGCAATTTCCCTTTGTATCTGGTAGAGCAGAGGGCCATTGCTGTCACCAAATCGCGTTTCAAGTTCAACCCACAAGTCCCTAGTTGAGTCCGCATATAGGAACGCTTCTGCAATTTCTTTTGCGATGGAACTCAAGATCCATGAAACTACCATGTAATCGTTCCTTTTCCATGCTTCTATGGCCTCCTTGCTTTTTGTaggttttttatttgatcCATCAATGAAGCCCAATTTATGTTTTGCTCCCAGGGCTATCTTGATAGATCTTGCCCATGATAGATAATTGTTGCCGTTTAATGGTGCTGACACAAAGTTCATTCCAGGTTGATCGTTTCCTTGTGATTTCAAGTTGATGAATTCAGTGGAGGTTTTCTCTTCCATGGTGTTTTTTCAATCGTTCTCTTGGGTTTACAGTTTTCTTGATTCCAAGAACTGATAACAATTGCGCAGCAATTTGGTGGTTTTTGAGCCGTTTCAGAGCTTTGCCTGCTCTAATGTTGAAAAACAGAAATGCAGAcatgaattgaaaattgacaGAAGAATGAATATTCAAATGGGAATTGAGTAATCGAAAATTATCTGTATTACTTggaaaattcacaaaatacaTTGCACTCCTTCAGGAAGAAgttgtatattatatacacTGTTGGGCCCAACTAACTTAACAACTACTTAgttgctaaaatatttaaaacaaatgaatAGTAAAAAGCGTTACAATTAAAACACAACTTTTGCAGAATAGAAGAAACAGTGCTAGCAGCAGCTACTGTAACTCTTTCGTCTTGAATAGGTAAAACTGCAACTTCATTCCTCCTGCTCtgctttcttttaattttgaatttcatcaATATCAAACGTTATCTTACTCAAAGGAAGATCATGCACGTGCACAAAGAAATCGCACTAGTTGAGGTCCACGTTCATCGGATTCTCATTCGGTCCCACCTGCTGAAAATCAAAGTATTCTGTGAAACTCCACGGACATCCCTCTAGAGCTCTGTTCTGATCGATAACATGATTGAAACCTATCAAGAAACATGCATCACTGAGACTCCGCATCTCCATCCCTTTAACTGGGTTCACCATGATCTGCACTGAGGAAACCAAGGCCTTGAACCTCGATTGCTTAGACGATAGCAATATTCCAACCAAGAACAAGAGGGTGAGATTCTGGACCCTCCCAAAATCTATCATGAACCATGACCCCAGACCCCTCCCTCTTTGAGAGTGTCAATTTCCTACCTAACCTTTGTCAGAAAGCCTCCATACCCGAGAGTAAATCGAGGCAATCACAGGGGGGACACAAACACGACTGAGATAAACGAAAAGCAGCGTCCAAAACCAAGCAGAACAATAAGAAAAATGTAAGATCCTACCActcaaaaacaaacaaaggaGAACATAGACACAAGAGCAAGAAccaggaaaacaaaaaaaaaaaaaaaaaaaaaaaaaaaagagcgaTGGGAACCAAAACACAATAGgcaacaataataaaataagaacagGCCCACGAAACTAACACACCAAAACGTACTACGATCTCAATACCTTAACGCACCAACACCAGTAACCAGACTTGCCACATCCCCAAGATAGACTTCAGTATCGCTGTAATCACTTGAAAGGAACAATTCAGACCTCATCG
This Sesamum indicum cultivar Zhongzhi No. 13 linkage group LG5, S_indicum_v1.0, whole genome shotgun sequence DNA region includes the following protein-coding sequences:
- the LOC110012027 gene encoding uncharacterized protein LOC110012027; the protein is MEEKTSTEFINLKSQGNDQPGMNFVSAPLNGNNYLSWARSIKIALGAKHKLGFIDGSNKKPTKSKEAIEAWKRNDYMVVSWILSSIAKEIAEAFLYADSTRDLWVELETRFGDSNGPLLYQIQREIASISQKDMTVAVYFTKLKRLWDELGSLDPLPECSCGVSKKLSNRATSYQLIQFLMGLSDAYDHVRNQILLIDPLPTIAKAYSMVYRVEKQREVKSGISELDNEGVMVVQTFEPRKQSNIRGNLKK